A genome region from Coffea arabica cultivar ET-39 chromosome 7e, Coffea Arabica ET-39 HiFi, whole genome shotgun sequence includes the following:
- the LOC113701651 gene encoding glutathione S-transferase F12: MAVKVYGPVTAGCPQRVLVCLVEMGVDFEVVHVDLETGDHKKPEFLPLQPFGQVPVIEDGDFRLFESRAIVRYYASKNADHGPNLLGTTLEEKALVDQWLEVESHNFNDMIYGLVLQLEVLPRMGEPSDFKLVQKFADNLDKVLDVYEERLSKSKYLAGDYYTIADMCHLPGITFLLTDNGLGHLIRERKNVNSWWNDISSRPAWKRVLELMK; this comes from the exons ATGGCAGTTAAAGTTTATGGGCCTGTAACTGCTGGTTGCCCCCAAAGAGTACTAGTTTGCCTAGTAGAAATGGGAGTGGACTTTGAAGTTGTGCATGTAGACCTTGAGACTGGTGACCATAAAAAACCTGAATTTCTTCCCCTTCAG CCCTTTGGCCAAGTTCCAGTCATTGAGGACGGTGATTTCAGGCTCTTTG AATCAAGGGCGATTGTTAGGTACTATGCATCAAAGAATGCCGACCATGGTCCAAACCTTTTGGGAACCACTTTGGAAGAGAAAGCACTGGTGGATCAATGGCTGGAAGTGGAGTCGCACAACTTCAATGACATGATATATGGTCTTGTTCTTCAGCTGGAGGTCCTGCCAAGGATGGGAGAGCCCTCAGATTTCAAACTAGTCCAGAAATTTGCGGACAACCTCGATAAGGTGCTTGATGTGTACGAGGAAAGGCTGTCGAAGAGCAAGTACCTTGCTGGGGATTATTATACCATTGCAGATATGTGTCACCTTCCAGGCATCACATTTTTATTGACCGATAATGGATTGGGGCATTTGATTAGGGAGAGGAAGAATGTGAATTCATGGTGGAATGACATCTCCAGCCGCCCTGCTTGGAAGAGAGTCCTGGAGCTGATGAAATGA